The following is a genomic window from Niabella soli DSM 19437.
TATTGAAGCAAACAAATTACTATCCAGACCGCAGCGTTATCCTTACGGAACAAATTATGTATTAAATAAATTAAAGAAATAGATGAAGAAAATTGTACTCCCTGTTGCCTTGCTGGCGATGTTGGCCGCTTGTAAAAGTAACGACACCAAAAAAGAAAATGAGCAAGGCGACAAGAAACTGCTATCCATTATAACCCTCGACCCCGGCCACTTTCACGCCGCACTGGTACAAAAAGAAATGTACCCGGATGTGGATAGCAATGTTTATGTATATGCCCCTGCAGGTGAAGACCTGGACCTGCATTTAAAACGCATCGAAGCCTTTAATACACGGGCAGCGAATCCCACTCATTGGAAAGAAAATGTATATACCGGCGCCGATTTTTTTCAAAAAATGATCCAGGAAAAAAAGGGAAATCTGGTGGTGATGAGTGGCAACAACCAGAAGAAGGCAGAATACGTTTTGAACACAATAGATGCGGGTATGAACGTGCTGGCTGATAAACCCATGGCGATCGACCAGCCGGGATTTGAACTGATAAAAAATGCTTTTGCAAAAGCCGCGGAAAAAAAGGTGTTGCTCTATGATATCATGACAGAGCGTTTTGAGATCAACTCCACCCTGCAACGTGAGCTGGCACAGATGCAGAAGGTATTTGGCACCCAGGAAAAAGGTACGCCCGACAACCCGGGGGTTACCAAATCGAGCGTTCACTTTTTATACAAATCCGTGTCCGGCGCGGTATTGCAGCGTCCGGCCTGGTTTTTTGATGTAACCCAGCAGGGCGAAGGCATTGCCGATGTATCCACGCACCTGGTAGACCTGGCACAGATCGAATGTTTCCCCGGCCAGGCGCTGGATTACCAGAAAGATGTGGAACTGGTTTCGGCAAAACACTGGACCACTCCCCTTACTTTAAGCCAGTTTACTGAAATAACCAAGCAACCGGCGTTCCCTGATTATCTGAAGCAAAACGTAACAAAGGACACTATTTTAAATACCTATTTCAATGGCTCCTTCCAGTATAAGCTGCGCGGCATCAATATTAAGATCACGGCTACCTGGGATTATAAAGCACCGGCAGGTTCGGGAGATACGTATTACTCAGCGCTGCGCGGCACGCGGGCTAATTTAACCATCCGTCAGGGCCTGGAAGAAAATTACAAACCTACACTGTACATCGAACCGGTTAAAAGCAATGATGCCAGCTTCGAAAAAGATCTTACTGACGCTATGGCAACACTGCAGGCTAAGTATCCTGGTGTTTCCATAAAGAAAACGGCAAAAGGATGGCAGGCCGTAGTTCCGGAGAAATATAACACAGGGCACGAAGCGCATTTCGGGCAGGTGATGCAGCACTATCTGCAGTTCCTGAAAGAAAAGAAATTACCCGCCTGGGAAGTGCCTAATATGATCACCAAATATTTCACGACCACTGCTGCATTGGAGCTGGCAAAAAAATCAGCAACAAAAAAATAACATGATCCGAAAAATATTTTTAGCAGGGTTCTTTGTAGGGATGATAAATTTGTCATCCCTACAGGCGCAGCGCATCAGTAGTTGGCAGGTACATACCACCGGAAAAGGAAACTTCTCCATTCCGATGAGCATTAACCTGGATGCGGTTTCTTTTGTACCCGACAGCAGCCTGCAGCTTTTTGAAACGACCGGCGGAAAAAAAACAGCGGTTCCATTTCAGATCGAAACAGAAGAAGGGCGCCGGTTATGCTGGCTGATAGAGCCCGCCCGCGTGGCTACGCGCTCTTATGAATTGGTAAAGGGAAAAAGAGAAAATTTCGCTCCATCGCTGCAAACACCTCTTGAAGGCGGTGCATTGACCATCATGAGCGGCGATAAAAAATTACTGCGTTATCATTCCGAAACGGTTTATCCGCCCAAGGGTATTGATACTGCTTATAAGCGCAGCGGCTTTATTCATCCCCTCTGGACGCCCAATGGCGAAGAGCTGACGCGCATTAATGCGCCGGATCATTATCACCACTGGGGGCTGTGGAATCCCTGGACACATGTGCTGTTTGAAAAAGATACCGTTGATTTCTGGAACCTGAAAGATCGTAAAGGCACGGTACGCTTCGCGGGATTTGCATCTATTGCCGATGGCCCTGTGTATGCCGGTTACCAAACCTTGCATCAGCACATCGCCTTTAAAAAAGACGGATCAGAAAAAAATGCGATCAACGAATTACAAACCGTAAAGATCTATCGCCAGCAAAAAGATAATGACGCCTATTATATAATGGATATTACCGTTCAGTTGAGCTGTGCCAGTGCCAGTCCGGTAAAACTGCTGGAATACCGTTATGGCGGTCTGGGCATCCGTGCCACCGAGGCCTGGAACAAGGATAACAGCACTATATTCACCTCAGAAGGAAAGAACCGTAAAGAAGCCGATGGCAGTACCGCCCGCTGGTGTGTTGCGGAAGGACAATTAAACAAACAGTATGGCGGGTTGGAAATGATGAGCTATCCGGCAAATTACAACTATCCCGAACCGCTGCGCATCTGGCCGGAAAACATGAACAACCGGGGCGATGTATTTCTTAATTTCTCGCCTACCAAGAATAAAGATTGGTTGCTGGAACCGGGCAAACAATATATTTTAAAATATCGTTTCCTGGTGTTCAATAATCAACTGGCGAAAGAAAAAGCGGAAGAAGCCTGGCAGTCGTTCGCACATCCGCCAACGGTTAGTTTTAAATGAACGTATGTCCGATCAATAATTTTAGGTATCCCGCTGATTCCAGCAGATTTTTTTCGCTGATGTTCGCTGATCTTGTTTTTTCTGCGGCACATCTGCGCTATCTGCGGGAGCTTTAATCTCTTACTCTGGTTAATTTAAAATATGAAAAGAATTTTAGCAATACTCTTTACGATCACGGCCCTTGCAACAGGACCTCTATCCAACGCCCAAACCGTAAACTGGAAAAAGGTAAAAGTGCTGGTCTATACAAAAAATGGAACGGGCTATGTGCATGATAATATTCCGTCTGCAGTAAAAGCCATTCAAAAACTGGGCACACAATATGGTTTCAAAGTCGATACCAGCGCCGATCCGGCAGTAATGACAGAAGCCAACCTGCAACAGTACACCTTGCTGATCTTCCCCAGTACCAATAATGACGTTTTCAATACCGATGCACAGCGCGTCGCCTTCCGGCGCTATATTGAAGCCGGCGGCGGTTTTGTGGGCCTGCATTCCGTAACCGGCACTGAACGCAACTGGCGCTGGTTCAAAATGATGCTGGGCGGCACTTTTGCCTGGCATGCCCGGTTCCAGAAATTTACGGTCAGGGTTATTGATAGCCGGCATCCTTCTATGCAAGGTACGCCCGCAGTATGGGAAAAAGGAGATGAATGTTATTTTGCCAAAGAGCTGTATCCCGGCCCCAGGGTTTTAATGGTGCATGATCTGCGCACCATCGATACTACCAATGCCCAACAAAAAGCAGCGTTGGAAAAGAACCGCGGCACTTTCGGCGATTTTTACCCGAACACCTGGGAATACGCGTTCGACGGCGGTCACACCTGGGTTACCACCCTGGGGCATGATAAAAAAGATTACAGTGATCCCACTTATTTAAATCATATTCTGGGCGGCATCCGCTTTATAGCCAGCCAGGTAAAAGCCATTGATTTCAAAAAATCCTATGCCGCACAGCGGGATGAGGAGGTAAGGTTTTGATGATATTTAGCCGGTTACATGCAACCTTAAACTAAAGGCTCAAACGATTTAATACCGCGGATAGCAACCCAAAAGTTATCGATATCAGAAGTGAAGACTTTATTAGCCGATTGGGAAAAGGCGTTTGAAATTGCTAACACCAGGATGGCGATTAATGTTTTTTTCAGTTAACGGGTTCAAATTATTATTCACTCAAATATATGCGAAACAATTCGTATTAAATAACGCAAAAAGATTACCTGTTGCTGTACGGAGTCTTCGATTTCGAATCGTTTGTATTCTTCTTAGGTTTACATCAATTTTCGGGCGGCCCGGAGGACCTGTGGGACTAGTACAGGTACAGTAATAGCACGGGTCGCCCCTGTCGTACAAGCCCCTCATTGCACTGTTTCTTTAAGCAGATCTTTCATTGTCGTATATTTTTCGGCAAGATGCCCTTTTGGTGTATACCCCCATTTTTTTCCCGATCTCGTAAACGGTTTTTCCGCATTTAGAAAATGCGGCAACTATTTTTAGCCTTCCTTCGCGGCCGAAATCAGAAAGAAATGAGAAAAGTTTTAGTGCTTATTGTGTTATGGATCGGAGTTGTGGCTGTAAATGCTCAAACAACCAATACCGGGAATATTGAAGGAGTGATCACCACCCCCGAGGGGCACCCGGTTCCCAATGTAAATGTAACGATCAAAGGATCAAAAAAACATGCCGTGACCAATGAAACCGGCTACTTTGAATTTACGAATATGCCTTTTGGCAATTACCTGCTTATTTATTCCTTTGAGGGCGCTACCAGCCAGGAAGTGCCCGTAACTGTGCCTCCGGTTAACAGCGAAGGCACCCGTTACAATCTGCCTTTAAAAACAAGGGAACTTAACGAAGTTATAGTGCGTATTGGCGGCAGCATCAATAAGGGCACCGCCACTGTTGGCAAAGCAGGCATTCCCATTATGGATCTGCCCCAGGCGGTAACTGTCATCGGACAGCAAACCATTGAAAATCAGCAGGCACAACGCTTAAGTGATGTTATCAAGAACGTAAACGGTATGTACCTGGGCACCACGCGCGGTAATACCCAGGAGGCCTTTTACGCACGTGGCTACAGCCTGGGCAGCACCAATACGTTCAAAAATGGTTTCCGGCTTAATAGCGGAGCAATGCCGGAAATGAGCTCGTTGGAAAGTGTAGAGGTGTTGAAGGGAAGCGCGGCTATTCTTTACGGAAACGTGGCCCCCGGCGCTGTTGTAAATATGATCACCAAAAAACCTAAATTTTATTACGGCGGCGAGGTGAGCATGCGCGCAGGAAGTTACGATCTGTACAAACCCGCTATTGATGTTTTTGGCCCGATCAGCAAATCTGTGGCTTTTCGTTTGAATGGCACCTATGAAAAAGCCAACAGCTACCGGAATAATGTTCATTCGGAGCGCTATTATTTCAATCCCTCTTTCTTATTCAAACTAGGAAAAAAGACGGAGTTATTAGTTCAGGGCGATTACCTGCACCATGATTTTACACCTGATTTCGGCATCGGTACGCTGAGCGCCTCCCCTTCCACCTACGGGGGTAAACTAATTGCTGATGTAGGCCGTTCTGCATTTTTCGGCACCCCCTGGCAATATTCCAAAACCCGGCAGGCAACCGCCTCTGCCGAGCTCAAACACAGTTTTAACGAGCATTGGCAGTTAAATACCAGCGTAAACTATCAAAATTACCAGCGCGACTACTATGCAATTGAGCGGGTGCAGTTGAACTCGGAAGGAAAATTCCGTCGCCCCCTGGGCAAAAACAATAATAATGAAGACTATTATGCTGCACAAGCAAATCTGAACGGCAATTTTGCTACCGGCAACCTGGAACATAAACTGCTGATCGGCGCTGATGCGGAAAAATATATTCAAAACAATTATATCGCAGATATCAACGGCAAGATCTACGACTCCATTAATGTATTTGACCCGGGTATGTATACCCGGAGAACCGATATCCCCGCCGCGCAATGGGCCACCAAAGCTCATGTTCCCACAGAACGTTTCGGCGCCTACGTTCAGGATCTGGTGAAACTATCCGACAAATTCAAATTACTGGCCGGCGTGCGCTGGTCGTTCCAGCAGGCCGATGCTACAAAAACGGATTCGTTGCTGAGCAATAAAACGGTAATGGGGAAAATACAGATCAACAAAGCCTTTTCTCCACGGGTGGGGTTATTATATCAGCCCACGACCACCACTACGGTTTTCGCAAGTTATGCCAACTCTTTTAGCCCCAATACCGGAACCGATATTTATAATAATGCAATAAAACCATCCATCATCGACCAGTTTGAACTGGGCGTTAAAAATGATCTGCTGGAAGGTCGTTTAAGTGCAAACCTGACGCTGTACCGGATCGTTAATAACAACCTGGCACAAATGGCGCCGACCGATGCGAACGGCAACCCCAATTCCAATTCAAATATTAAGGAGCTTTCGGGGCAAACGACCAGCGATGGCATTGAAGTGGATGTGCGTACACAACCGGTAACGGGTCTGGATATTATGACAGGCTATAGTTACAATAATATGCGCTACACGAAAACATCCGGTAAATCCGGGAGTTATGTAGAAGGACAACGCCTCGTCAACAGTCCGGCCCACACAGCCAATATGACCGCTTTTTACACCGTTCAGCGCGGTGCGGTGCAGGGGCTCAAATTCGGAGCCGGTATATATTACATTGGCGACCGGAATGCCGGTTGGAACAATACTTATACAGACAACAACGGCACCGCAAATGATCGCTTGTTTTCTGTAAAAGGGTTCGTAACTGCCGACGTTACCGCCGGGTACACGTATAAAAAATGGTCGTTGCTGGCCAAGTTGGCAAACCTGACCAACACTTATAATTATTACGTCCACGAAAACTACAGCATCAATCCCATTCCCCCGCGGAATTTTGTAGTAACTGCTGCATTTAAGTTCTGATGAGCTTTTTCAAAACAAGCCAGCCCTGCAATGAATGTTGCGGGGCTTTTTTATAACGGATGCTCGTTATTGGTTACTTGATACTGATCACTGGTCACTTGATACTGGATTCTGGTTTCATTTTGCTGGTTTCAAAAGAAACCTAAGCCAGAATCGAGAATCAAGGATCGAGGATCGATAAACAATGCCAAACGCTAACCCAACCTTGAACCTTAAACTTTGAACTCTGTAACCTGTAACCCAACCATGAACCACGAACTATTGACTATTTCCTATTCACCTCCCCTCCCCGTTCCACAAACGCCTCCTTCAGTTGCTGAAAGCGCACCGCATCAATCGGCAAGGTAGCCTTTTCAATAATGGTACTTTTCATCCCAAGTTCCAAAGCATCCAGCGCGGTAAAATAAACACAAAAATCGGCCGCCAGGCCGCACACATCCACTGCGTTTATATTCAAACCTTTTAAATAAGCTCCCAACCCCGTGCTTTTTAAATGGCCGTTGTCAAAAAAGCCGCTGTAGCTATCTATTCCGGGATCCATGCCTTTACGAAAAATAGCCGCAATTTTATGCTGATCGATATCCTTGTGCAACTCCGCCCCCCGCGTTCCCTGCAGGCAGTGATCGGGCCAAAGCGTCTGGCTACCGCCTTTCCATTCAATAATAGCAAAAACCTTTTTCCCCGGATGTTGCGAAGCAAAACTTTTATGACCCGCCGGGTGCCAGTCCTGCGTAGCCACAACCAGGTCATACTCCCTTTGCAGGTTGTTGATTACCGGTATGAGCGTATTTCCCCCGGGCACCGCCAGGGCACCCCCCGGCAAAAAATCATACTGCATATCCACAATGATCAGGCATTTCATGGTATTTCGTTTGAAACGGAAAGATAGTTATTTCAGATTTTAGTATTCAGTATTTAGACCTCTGTGTAGCCGTCTTGCATTCACAACCCCTACTTGCTACTTCCCATTCACTCCTATGGACCATTGACCATTGACTTTTCACCCCTCCAAAAACTAACAATCGTTACCAATTATCCTTTCCCCCACGATACCCCAACAGGACCGCATTCCTTCTACATTTCTCATTTCTTATTTATTATTTTACATTTTCCCCCTCCACAGTGTTCCCGTTACGCAAAGGATTAGTTAACTTGCAGCCACTAAATCAAATTTTTAAAAATGAGCTACATTTCAGAGGTATTTGCAAGACAAATTTTAGACAGCCGCGGTAACCCAACTATCGAGGTGGATATCCTAACAGACGAAGGAGCTTTAGGCCGCGCCGCCGTTCCCAGTGGCGCCAGCACAGGCATTCACGAAGCAGTAGAACTGCGGGATGGCGATAAGAAAAAATACCTGGGAAAAGGAACCCTGAAAGCAGTTAAAAACGTAAATACGATCATCGCTCCGGCATTGCTGGGTTATGATGTAGCGGATCAAACCGGTATCGACCAGTTAATGATCGAACTGGACGGCACCCCTAACAAAGGAAAATTAGGCGCTAATGCCCTGCTGGCCGTAAGTATGGCGGCAGCCAAAGCGGCAGCGGAAGAAGCAGGATTGCCTTTATACCGTTATGTGGGCGGTACGAATGCCAAAACATTACCCATCCCCATGATGAATATTTTAAATGGTGGTGCGCACGCAGATAATAAGATCGATTTCCAGGAATTTATGATCATGCCCGTAGGCGCTTCTTCTTTCAGCGAGGGACTGCGCTGGGGTGTGGAAATTTTCCACGCGTTAAAAACCGTATTGAAGAAAAAAGGCTTCAGCACCAACGTAGGGGATGAAGGGGGTTTTGCGCCCAATATCCAAAGCAATGAAGAAGCGATCGAAACCGTACTGGCCGCTATCAATGCAGCGGGTTACAAAGCTGGGTCACAGATCGCCATCGCCATGGATGCTGCTAACAGCGAGCTCTGGGATGCTAAAAAGAAAAAATACGTTTTCCATAAAAGTAGCGGCAAGGCCCTCAGCAGCGATGAGCTGGTACAGTTCTGGGCTAGCTGGGTAAAACAATATCCGATCATCAGCATCGAAGATGGTATGGCCGAAGACGACTGGAAAGGCTGGGCAGCATTAACCGAAGCTGTGGGCAGCAAATGCCAGCTGGTAGGTGATGATCTGTTTGTAACCAACGTAACCCGTTTACAACAAGGTATCGACAAAGATATCGCCAACGCGTTGCTGGTAAAAGTAAACCAGATCGGTACCCTTACTGAAACCATTAATGCCGTAACACTGGCGCAGCACAATGGTTATAATACCATCATGAGCCACAGGAGCGGTGAAACCGAGGATACCACCATCGCAGACTTAGCGGTAGCGTTAAATTGCGGACAGATTAAAACCGGTTCAGCAAGCCGTACTGATCGTATCGCAAAATACAACCAGCTGATCCGCATCGAGGAACAATTGGGCGAAAGCGCGGTTTATCCAAAAGGAAAGATTAAATTTGGTAAGAAATAATTATTAGGTCGGCTTTAGTGCTGCTATCAGCTTCGTTGTGTCACTCACTTGTACATCAGTGCTGATGGCAGCATTTTCAAATTGCCGCATTTTCAAATTTTCAAATTAATTCCTGTATGGAAGAATTTGTAGACTTTGTCCCTGAAAAAGAACCCGCCCGGGTAGTTCACAAAAGGCCCCGGAAAGCATTAAGTAAAATTTCGCGGTTCTTAACCAACCGGTTTTTCCTGGCAACGGTCGGGTTTGCAGCAATCATGTTGTTCCTGGATAAAAACGATTTATTCACCACTATTGAGCGGCATAGAGAGTTAAATGGATTGGAACTAAGCAAAGAGCATTACAACAAAG
Proteins encoded in this region:
- a CDS encoding putative oxidoreductase C-terminal domain-containing protein; the encoded protein is MKKIVLPVALLAMLAACKSNDTKKENEQGDKKLLSIITLDPGHFHAALVQKEMYPDVDSNVYVYAPAGEDLDLHLKRIEAFNTRAANPTHWKENVYTGADFFQKMIQEKKGNLVVMSGNNQKKAEYVLNTIDAGMNVLADKPMAIDQPGFELIKNAFAKAAEKKVLLYDIMTERFEINSTLQRELAQMQKVFGTQEKGTPDNPGVTKSSVHFLYKSVSGAVLQRPAWFFDVTQQGEGIADVSTHLVDLAQIECFPGQALDYQKDVELVSAKHWTTPLTLSQFTEITKQPAFPDYLKQNVTKDTILNTYFNGSFQYKLRGINIKITATWDYKAPAGSGDTYYSALRGTRANLTIRQGLEENYKPTLYIEPVKSNDASFEKDLTDAMATLQAKYPGVSIKKTAKGWQAVVPEKYNTGHEAHFGQVMQHYLQFLKEKKLPAWEVPNMITKYFTTTAALELAKKSATKK
- a CDS encoding DUF6807 domain-containing protein; this translates as MIRKIFLAGFFVGMINLSSLQAQRISSWQVHTTGKGNFSIPMSINLDAVSFVPDSSLQLFETTGGKKTAVPFQIETEEGRRLCWLIEPARVATRSYELVKGKRENFAPSLQTPLEGGALTIMSGDKKLLRYHSETVYPPKGIDTAYKRSGFIHPLWTPNGEELTRINAPDHYHHWGLWNPWTHVLFEKDTVDFWNLKDRKGTVRFAGFASIADGPVYAGYQTLHQHIAFKKDGSEKNAINELQTVKIYRQQKDNDAYYIMDITVQLSCASASPVKLLEYRYGGLGIRATEAWNKDNSTIFTSEGKNRKEADGSTARWCVAEGQLNKQYGGLEMMSYPANYNYPEPLRIWPENMNNRGDVFLNFSPTKNKDWLLEPGKQYILKYRFLVFNNQLAKEKAEEAWQSFAHPPTVSFK
- a CDS encoding ThuA domain-containing protein; translated protein: MKRILAILFTITALATGPLSNAQTVNWKKVKVLVYTKNGTGYVHDNIPSAVKAIQKLGTQYGFKVDTSADPAVMTEANLQQYTLLIFPSTNNDVFNTDAQRVAFRRYIEAGGGFVGLHSVTGTERNWRWFKMMLGGTFAWHARFQKFTVRVIDSRHPSMQGTPAVWEKGDECYFAKELYPGPRVLMVHDLRTIDTTNAQQKAALEKNRGTFGDFYPNTWEYAFDGGHTWVTTLGHDKKDYSDPTYLNHILGGIRFIASQVKAIDFKKSYAAQRDEEVRF
- a CDS encoding TonB-dependent receptor, whose translation is MRKVLVLIVLWIGVVAVNAQTTNTGNIEGVITTPEGHPVPNVNVTIKGSKKHAVTNETGYFEFTNMPFGNYLLIYSFEGATSQEVPVTVPPVNSEGTRYNLPLKTRELNEVIVRIGGSINKGTATVGKAGIPIMDLPQAVTVIGQQTIENQQAQRLSDVIKNVNGMYLGTTRGNTQEAFYARGYSLGSTNTFKNGFRLNSGAMPEMSSLESVEVLKGSAAILYGNVAPGAVVNMITKKPKFYYGGEVSMRAGSYDLYKPAIDVFGPISKSVAFRLNGTYEKANSYRNNVHSERYYFNPSFLFKLGKKTELLVQGDYLHHDFTPDFGIGTLSASPSTYGGKLIADVGRSAFFGTPWQYSKTRQATASAELKHSFNEHWQLNTSVNYQNYQRDYYAIERVQLNSEGKFRRPLGKNNNNEDYYAAQANLNGNFATGNLEHKLLIGADAEKYIQNNYIADINGKIYDSINVFDPGMYTRRTDIPAAQWATKAHVPTERFGAYVQDLVKLSDKFKLLAGVRWSFQQADATKTDSLLSNKTVMGKIQINKAFSPRVGLLYQPTTTTTVFASYANSFSPNTGTDIYNNAIKPSIIDQFELGVKNDLLEGRLSANLTLYRIVNNNLAQMAPTDANGNPNSNSNIKELSGQTTSDGIEVDVRTQPVTGLDIMTGYSYNNMRYTKTSGKSGSYVEGQRLVNSPAHTANMTAFYTVQRGAVQGLKFGAGIYYIGDRNAGWNNTYTDNNGTANDRLFSVKGFVTADVTAGYTYKKWSLLAKLANLTNTYNYYVHENYSINPIPPRNFVVTAAFKF
- the pncA gene encoding bifunctional nicotinamidase/pyrazinamidase, with translation MKCLIIVDMQYDFLPGGALAVPGGNTLIPVINNLQREYDLVVATQDWHPAGHKSFASQHPGKKVFAIIEWKGGSQTLWPDHCLQGTRGAELHKDIDQHKIAAIFRKGMDPGIDSYSGFFDNGHLKSTGLGAYLKGLNINAVDVCGLAADFCVYFTALDALELGMKSTIIEKATLPIDAVRFQQLKEAFVERGGEVNRK
- the eno gene encoding phosphopyruvate hydratase, translated to MSYISEVFARQILDSRGNPTIEVDILTDEGALGRAAVPSGASTGIHEAVELRDGDKKKYLGKGTLKAVKNVNTIIAPALLGYDVADQTGIDQLMIELDGTPNKGKLGANALLAVSMAAAKAAAEEAGLPLYRYVGGTNAKTLPIPMMNILNGGAHADNKIDFQEFMIMPVGASSFSEGLRWGVEIFHALKTVLKKKGFSTNVGDEGGFAPNIQSNEEAIETVLAAINAAGYKAGSQIAIAMDAANSELWDAKKKKYVFHKSSGKALSSDELVQFWASWVKQYPIISIEDGMAEDDWKGWAALTEAVGSKCQLVGDDLFVTNVTRLQQGIDKDIANALLVKVNQIGTLTETINAVTLAQHNGYNTIMSHRSGETEDTTIADLAVALNCGQIKTGSASRTDRIAKYNQLIRIEEQLGESAVYPKGKIKFGKK
- a CDS encoding FtsB family cell division protein, which gives rise to MEEFVDFVPEKEPARVVHKRPRKALSKISRFLTNRFFLATVGFAAIMLFLDKNDLFTTIERHRELNGLELSKEHYNKELVDLHKIKTDLETNPATIEKLAREKYKMKRDNEDIFLTEDNNTKLKQAE